AAAGGAGCAAATCTATGGAACTGAGCTCATGGTTTACCAGGTTCGCCAAATGGTGGGCGCACGCCAGCGGTCATCCGTCGGCGTTCATCCTTGCCGTGGCCGTTATCGTCCTCTGGGCCATCACCGGTCCGATCTTCGGCTTCAGCGATACGTGGCAATTGGTGATCAACACCGGGACGACCATCGTCACCTTTCTCATGGTCTTCGTCATTCAGAACACGCAAAACCGCGACACCGGCGCGATGCAGGTAAAGCTGGACGAATTGATCCGCACGCTGAAGGGCGCGCACAACGCG
This genomic window from Candidatus Binatia bacterium contains:
- a CDS encoding low affinity iron permease family protein, producing MELSSWFTRFAKWWAHASGHPSAFILAVAVIVLWAITGPIFGFSDTWQLVINTGTTIVTFLMVFVIQNTQNRDTGAMQVKLDELIRTLKGAHNALLDLEELDEESIERLRANYKKLAALAREDLDVMLENGQANKAKKSK